A genomic window from Aethina tumida isolate Nest 87 chromosome 4, icAetTumi1.1, whole genome shotgun sequence includes:
- the LOC126265373 gene encoding meiotic recombination protein SPO11 translates to MPTLKYRHACWDNCVFLNGRYQFKSKIKKFNIVNFAHNCSKKKFCLMLFLFDKIRKLMIMNTKLTKREIYYQIKSYVRNQSIIDNTLKNISNILDVGLWDLNILAQRGLVYGNMHLKLSSGEIINCNVPGTAIPMDINDIIKIKTAAYFILVVEKESVFHKLIEEDFPNTLAIPFVLITGKGYPNYNTQLFLKKLYTVMSVPVFILVDPDPYGIHIMFTYRFGCRTSAHISEYLTITNAKWLGVFPSEISKMSMSAEELNKKDKNLIQDLLKYPHLSEYPKMREELQILLDHNYKAEIEGFVNNFNYFSRIYLLEKFIEKAFI, encoded by the exons ATGCCAACTTTAAAATACAGACATGCGTGTTGGGACAATTGTGTCTTTTTAAATGGAAG gtATCAATTcaagtcaaaaattaaaaaatttaatatcgtaAATTTTGCCCATAACTGTAGTAAgaagaaattttgtttaatgcttttcctttttgataaaataagaaaattaatgattatgaACACAAAGTTGACGAAAAg AGAAATATATTACCAAATTAAGTCATATGTACGAAACCAAAGTATTATTGacaacacattaaaaaatatcagtaaTATATTGGATGTCGGTTTATGGGACTTAAACATATTAGCACAGAGAGGACTTGTATACGGTAATATGCACCTTAAATTATCTTCaggagaaataattaattgcaatGTTCCTG gtACTGCAATACCAATGGATATCAAtgatatcataaaaataaagactgctgcatattttattctagTGGTAGAAAAAGAAAGTGTTTTTCATAAACTTATTGAAGAAGATTTTCCTAATACTTTAGCAATACCTTTTGTTTTAATCAcg ggcAAAGGATATCCAAATTATAATActcaattatttcttaaaaaacttTACACAGTAATGTCGGTTCCAGTATTTATTCTAGTAGATCCAGATCCATATGGAATTCATATTATGTTTACCTATAGATTTGGTTGCCGA ACTTCTGCTCACATATCTGAATATTTAACCATCACTAATGCTAAATGGCTTGGAGTGTTTCCCTCGGAAATAAGTAAAATGTCTATGTCTGCGGAAGAACTGAATAAAAaggataaaaatttgatacaaGATTTACTGAAATACCCTCACCTATCAGAATATCCAAAGATGAGGGaggaattacaaattttattggatCACAATTATAAGGCAGAAATCGAaggatttgttaataattttaattatttcagtagaatttatttattagaaaaatttattgagaaaGCTTTCATTTAA
- the LOC109596544 gene encoding uncharacterized protein LOC109596544 has translation MDSRLKHSVRKAALLNTDKKRDKLGFLFSEKKKLPAKINQSIINMNKLPKIKYSVICKPAKVAVVKYEPKVSWFQNPSILYSMAVVRETMETLLGTNEVRCMDREYLKKLRIRILENAIAQLNNRIRDRENKEYLRIKNLVLTGKIPFENAPESMSRHVLLFMEKLSNELISRRRAGYKILKPKIPSFLYWDDTPELPSKISVERGHNFRPAEPPICKPIEMFFDKLTEEETENLLTYYRDNTIKILEKQTLISQMYDMTDTMEITCGTDSIVPAGKDHV, from the exons CACTGTTGAACACTGATAAGAAAAGGGATAAATTAGGATTTCTTTTTTCTGAGAAAAAAAAGCTTCCAgcaaaaatcaatcaatccattataaatatgaataaattaccaaaaataaagtattccGTAATTTGTAAACCTGCCAAGGTGGCTGTTGTAAAATATGAGCCTAAG GTAAGTTGGTTTCAAAATCctagtattttatattcaatggCAGTGGTGCGGGAAACTATGGAAACTCTCCTGGGCACAAATGAAGTTCGTTGTATGGatagagaatatttaaaaaaattaagaattagaaTACTTGAAAATGCCATTGCACAACTTAACAATAGAATAAGGGATAGAGAGAATaaggaatatttaagaataaaaaatttggtacTGACTGGAAAGATTCCATTTGAGAATGCACCGGAATCAATGTCGCGAcatgttttgttatttatggAGAAATTGTCCAACGAATTAATTAGTCGACGAAGGGCAGGATACAAGATTCTTAAACCTAAGATTCCTAGTTTCTTGTATTGGGATGATACTCCAGAGCTtccatcaaaaatatctgtAGAACGag gtcaTAATTTTAGGCCTGCCGAACCTCCCATTTGTAAACCTATTGAAATGTTCTTCGACAAATTAACTGAAgaagaaactgaaaatttgTTGACATATTATAGAGACAACACAATAAAGATATTAGAGAAACAGACGCTCATATCTCAAATGTATGATATGACTGATACCATGGAAATAACATGTGGAACTGACAGTATAGTACCAGCTGGAAAAGATCATGTTTAA